A single Brevundimonas sp. M20 DNA region contains:
- a CDS encoding sulfurtransferase TusA family protein: protein MTVIDARGHRCPTPSLKLQKAYNAAAPGQRLTLLATDPMARIDVPFLMRDLGGEVVSIKEADGVLTIVVATPDAPTG, encoded by the coding sequence ATGACGGTGATCGACGCGCGGGGGCACCGCTGTCCGACCCCCAGCCTGAAACTCCAGAAGGCGTATAACGCCGCCGCGCCCGGCCAGCGCCTGACCCTGCTGGCGACCGATCCGATGGCGCGGATCGACGTACCCTTCCTGATGCGGGATCTGGGCGGCGAAGTGGTGTCGATCAAGGAGGCCGACGGCGTCCTGACTATCGTGGTCGCGACGCCCGACGCTCCGACAGGCTGA
- a CDS encoding spermidine synthase, with protein MSETSMDTVTRPADRLTPILFAVAIFVSASLVFVVQPMVTKLVLPMLGGSPSVWNTSMVFFQTALLAGYGYAHGLQRIGSIRLQVAIHLTLLLAAALFLPLHINGWLGDPNPSAPIGWLLATLTLSVGAPFAILSATAPLLQAWYARVRAGHSDGKNPYVLYAASNLGSFLALLSYPILIEPLSTLSGQRWSWTGGYGVFVLLVAALALVVWSRRLDRAAEPAPLEKSAPIPWKEKGLLVLLAAAPSSLMLGVTTHLSTDVASAPFLWVIPLALYLLTFVIAFQNRPWIPLPITLVIQAGAGAVGVLLVAFRSGDWGLAFAINLVAFFFATLMCHQLLAARRPAPDRLTEFYLLMSFGGVVGGAFTALVAPVIFDMVWEYPLVLVLVGLLRPWGRGRIDGQYVGAMVGAAVVALIPVLLSVWLNSNDAARGFFYDTFPLNMSQLTMVILVPAVVCAFLARDRAVVFTAILVMIALSSQWITRGYDWSYSERSFFGVMRVANVPDQGMGGDVHVLMHGTTLHGAQAQQGQNVCAPTLYYNVNTPIGQSALMVRGRGPMNIGVVGQGSGAMATYKRPQDTLTFFEIDPMVDRLSRDPRWFSYISACAEGPVKTVLGDARLTLNHQRAGSYDLLIIDAFSSDAVPTHLLTVEAIRGYLRLLKPNGVVLLHLSNRNLEITLPTVAAAQDLGVPALHQLYIESGDMPTMAEASTEALIISPTEAGLADFRRDARWKQPAETSVRAWTDDYVNLLGAIWRSRFPPPERPY; from the coding sequence ATGAGCGAGACCAGCATGGACACGGTGACGCGGCCGGCCGACCGGTTGACCCCGATCCTGTTCGCCGTGGCCATCTTCGTTTCGGCCTCGCTGGTCTTCGTGGTCCAGCCGATGGTGACCAAGCTGGTTCTGCCCATGCTCGGCGGATCGCCGTCGGTGTGGAACACTTCGATGGTCTTCTTCCAGACCGCGCTGCTCGCCGGATATGGTTATGCTCACGGCCTGCAGCGGATCGGCTCGATCAGGCTCCAGGTGGCGATCCATCTGACCCTTTTGCTGGCCGCGGCCCTGTTCCTCCCCCTGCACATCAACGGCTGGTTGGGAGACCCCAACCCGTCCGCGCCGATCGGCTGGCTGCTGGCCACGCTGACGCTTTCGGTGGGGGCGCCGTTCGCCATCCTGTCCGCCACCGCCCCCCTGCTTCAGGCCTGGTACGCCCGCGTCCGGGCCGGGCATTCGGACGGCAAGAACCCCTACGTCCTTTACGCCGCCTCGAACCTCGGCAGCTTCCTGGCCCTGCTGTCCTATCCGATCCTGATCGAGCCGCTCTCGACCCTGTCCGGCCAGCGCTGGAGCTGGACCGGCGGCTACGGCGTCTTCGTCCTGCTGGTGGCGGCGCTGGCTTTGGTGGTCTGGAGTCGCCGTCTGGATCGCGCCGCCGAGCCCGCGCCTCTGGAAAAGAGCGCCCCGATCCCCTGGAAGGAAAAGGGCCTGCTGGTCCTGCTCGCCGCCGCGCCGTCCAGCCTAATGCTGGGGGTGACCACCCACCTGTCCACCGACGTCGCCTCGGCGCCCTTCCTGTGGGTGATCCCGTTGGCGCTCTACCTGCTGACCTTCGTCATCGCCTTCCAGAACAGGCCGTGGATACCGCTGCCGATCACCCTGGTCATCCAGGCGGGTGCAGGGGCGGTCGGCGTTCTGCTGGTCGCCTTCCGGTCGGGGGACTGGGGGTTGGCTTTCGCGATCAATCTGGTCGCCTTCTTCTTCGCGACCCTGATGTGTCACCAGCTGCTGGCTGCGCGTCGACCCGCGCCGGACCGGCTGACCGAGTTCTATCTGCTGATGTCGTTCGGCGGCGTGGTCGGGGGCGCCTTCACGGCTCTTGTGGCGCCGGTGATCTTCGACATGGTGTGGGAGTACCCGCTGGTGCTGGTGCTGGTCGGCCTTCTGCGGCCGTGGGGAAGGGGGCGGATCGACGGCCAGTATGTCGGCGCCATGGTCGGCGCCGCCGTCGTGGCGCTGATCCCCGTGCTGCTCTCTGTCTGGCTGAACTCAAACGACGCGGCGCGCGGGTTCTTCTACGACACCTTCCCGCTCAACATGTCGCAACTGACGATGGTGATCCTTGTGCCGGCGGTGGTCTGCGCCTTTCTGGCGCGGGATCGGGCGGTCGTCTTCACCGCCATCCTGGTGATGATCGCCCTGTCGTCCCAGTGGATCACCCGCGGCTATGACTGGAGTTATTCGGAGCGCAGCTTCTTCGGCGTGATGCGGGTGGCGAATGTGCCCGATCAGGGCATGGGCGGCGACGTCCATGTGTTGATGCACGGCACGACCCTGCATGGCGCGCAGGCTCAACAGGGCCAGAATGTCTGCGCCCCGACCCTGTACTACAACGTCAACACCCCCATCGGTCAGTCCGCGCTGATGGTGCGCGGGCGCGGGCCGATGAATATCGGCGTCGTCGGTCAGGGCTCCGGCGCCATGGCGACCTACAAACGTCCGCAGGACACCCTGACCTTCTTCGAGATCGATCCGATGGTGGACCGGCTGTCGCGTGATCCACGCTGGTTCAGCTACATCTCGGCCTGCGCGGAGGGGCCGGTGAAGACCGTGCTGGGCGACGCCCGCCTGACGCTCAATCACCAACGGGCGGGCAGCTATGATCTGCTGATCATCGACGCCTTCTCGTCGGACGCCGTCCCGACCCACCTGCTGACGGTCGAGGCGATCCGCGGGTATCTGCGGTTGCTCAAGCCGAACGGGGTGGTGCTGCTGCACCTGTCGAACCGGAACCTTGAGATCACCCTGCCGACCGTCGCGGCGGCGCAGGATCTCGGCGTTCCGGCCCTGCACCAGCTCTACATCGAAAGCGGGGACATGCCGACGATGGCCGAGGCCTCGACCGAGGCCCTGATCATCTCGCCGACCGAAGCGGGGCTGGCTGACTTCCGCCGGGACGCGCGCTGGAAGCAGCCCGCCGAGACCTCCGTTCGCGCCTGGACTGACGACTATGTGAACCTGCTCGGGGCGATCTGGCGCAGCCGCTTCCCGCCGCCGGAGCGCCCGTACTAG
- a CDS encoding YihY/virulence factor BrkB family protein, with product MPRLWGRLAVRAFTRSWGRDVMLYTGGVSFFALLAVFPAIAILIGFYKVVLSIGQVSEQAAALADVMPHAARAIFQQEIERLANASARTVSAQSFFALVIGGYAAHRGFKALLAGLNLIHDETEPHGFFKFNLLAFFVALFAFALFTVVSGAVVTSRLMEHTGPGSVASANGFSLDGLWPAIGLAIGLTMLYRYAMSHTAPVAWAPSIVGGLVATVMSTVSSWLCAIYVEQIAPLGATYGSVGAVVVLLIWLSWNVNAIFYGGAFTTEMEIAAREMDAPAPDASADTGEKTVVSLSERRASRPR from the coding sequence ATGCCCAGGCTCTGGGGCCGTCTTGCGGTCAGGGCTTTCACCCGCAGCTGGGGTCGCGACGTCATGCTCTATACGGGCGGCGTCTCCTTCTTCGCCCTGCTGGCCGTCTTCCCCGCCATCGCCATCCTGATCGGCTTCTACAAGGTCGTCCTGTCGATCGGTCAGGTCAGTGAGCAGGCCGCGGCGCTGGCCGATGTCATGCCGCATGCCGCCCGCGCCATCTTTCAGCAGGAGATCGAGCGGCTGGCCAACGCCTCGGCCCGCACCGTGTCGGCCCAGAGCTTCTTCGCCCTCGTGATCGGCGGGTATGCCGCCCACCGGGGCTTCAAGGCCCTGCTGGCGGGACTGAACCTGATCCATGACGAGACCGAGCCCCACGGCTTCTTCAAGTTCAATCTGCTGGCCTTCTTCGTCGCCCTGTTCGCCTTCGCCCTGTTCACCGTGGTGTCGGGCGCCGTCGTCACCTCACGGCTGATGGAGCATACCGGCCCGGGCTCCGTCGCTTCCGCCAACGGCTTTTCACTGGACGGTTTGTGGCCCGCCATCGGTCTCGCGATCGGGCTGACCATGCTCTACCGCTACGCCATGTCCCACACCGCGCCGGTCGCCTGGGCGCCGTCCATCGTCGGGGGTCTGGTGGCCACGGTGATGTCCACGGTCTCGTCCTGGCTGTGCGCCATCTACGTTGAGCAGATCGCTCCGCTGGGCGCCACCTACGGCTCGGTCGGCGCCGTCGTCGTACTGCTGATCTGGCTGTCGTGGAACGTCAACGCCATCTTCTACGGCGGCGCCTTCACCACCGAGATGGAGATCGCCGCTCGCGAGATGGACGCGCCCGCGCCGGACGCAAGCGCGGATACCGGTGAAAAGACGGTGGTCAGCCTGTCGGAGCGTCGGGCGTCGCGACCACGATAG
- a CDS encoding CinA family protein, producing the protein MFPTDIRALAQQIITEASARGLMAATAESCTGGLVAGALTEIAGSSTVVDRGFVTYSNAAKTALVGVPAAMIEAHGAVSEPVARAMAEGAVARSDATVSVAITGIAGPGGGSPEKPVGLVHFAAAGPAGVVHAEHRFGDIGREAVRLESVRVALNLLLDRIRA; encoded by the coding sequence ATGTTCCCGACAGATATCAGAGCCCTCGCTCAACAGATCATTACGGAGGCCTCGGCGCGCGGACTGATGGCGGCCACGGCGGAAAGCTGCACCGGCGGGCTGGTGGCCGGCGCCCTGACCGAGATCGCCGGGTCGTCTACCGTGGTGGACCGGGGCTTCGTCACCTACAGCAACGCCGCGAAGACCGCGCTGGTGGGCGTTCCGGCCGCGATGATCGAGGCGCACGGCGCGGTGTCGGAACCCGTGGCGCGAGCGATGGCGGAAGGCGCGGTCGCCCGCTCCGACGCGACCGTTTCGGTGGCCATAACGGGCATCGCCGGACCGGGCGGCGGGTCGCCTGAAAAGCCGGTGGGACTGGTTCACTTCGCCGCAGCCGGACCGGCGGGCGTGGTCCATGCCGAGCATCGCTTCGGCGACATCGGACGCGAGGCCGTTCGGCTCGAGAGCGTGCGCGTGGCGCTGAACCTGCTGCTGGACCGCATCCGCGCATGA